Proteins from a genomic interval of Candidatus Zixiibacteriota bacterium:
- the ruvB gene encoding Holliday junction branch migration DNA helicase RuvB, producing MRKRVVSPAVYSDDDEQAIISLRPERLSDYIGQHQLVEKLKVSLKASKQRAEPHEHILFYGPPGLGKTTLAHIIANEMGTKLVVSSGPSLQRTGDLMGILTNLGTGDVFFIDEIHRLAPAVEEFIYPALEDFKVDFIVDKGAYARVINVPLKKFTLIGATTRAGLLSAPMRSRFGIFHHIDFYPDNELAEIIIRSAKILGVEIDSEASDELSHRSRGTPRIANRLLRRVRDFSQVKSDGKIDLESVNLALEMEGIDSAGLDDLDVKFLTTIIEYYSGGPVGIEALAATLNEESDTLEEMVEPFLLKIGYLQRTKRGRVVSKSAYNHLNIKPESGLQQHLL from the coding sequence ATGCGTAAACGAGTAGTGTCGCCAGCGGTTTATTCGGATGATGATGAACAGGCAATAATCTCGCTTCGACCCGAACGGCTAAGCGATTATATCGGCCAGCATCAATTAGTTGAAAAGCTAAAAGTCTCGCTTAAAGCATCGAAACAGCGCGCCGAGCCGCATGAGCATATACTATTTTACGGGCCTCCCGGCCTTGGCAAAACAACGCTGGCGCATATCATCGCCAATGAGATGGGCACCAAGCTTGTAGTCAGCTCGGGACCATCGCTGCAGCGCACCGGTGATTTGATGGGAATACTGACCAACCTCGGTACCGGCGATGTTTTTTTCATCGATGAGATACACCGTCTGGCGCCGGCGGTCGAGGAATTTATCTATCCCGCCTTAGAGGATTTCAAGGTTGACTTTATTGTAGATAAAGGAGCTTATGCCCGGGTTATCAATGTCCCGCTAAAGAAATTTACACTGATAGGTGCAACCACCAGAGCCGGGCTTCTAAGCGCGCCTATGCGTTCGCGGTTTGGCATATTTCATCATATAGATTTCTATCCCGATAATGAACTGGCCGAGATTATCATACGTTCGGCAAAAATACTCGGCGTTGAAATAGATTCGGAAGCCAGCGATGAGTTGTCCCATAGAAGTCGAGGCACTCCCCGTATAGCCAACCGTCTATTGAGGCGCGTACGCGACTTTTCGCAGGTTAAGAGCGATGGCAAAATCGACCTGGAATCGGTTAATCTGGCTTTAGAGATGGAGGGAATAGACAGCGCCGGCCTTGATGACCTCGACGTGAAATTTCTCACGACCATTATTGAATATTACTCAGGCGGTCCGGTGGGAATTGAAGCCTTAGCGGCTACCCTTAATGAGGAATCAGATACTCTCGAGGAAATGGTAGAACCGTTCCTTTTAAAAATCGGTTACCTTCAGCGTACCAAAAGGGGACGCGTTGTAAGTAAATCCGCCTATAACCATCTGAATATTAAGCCTGAAAGCGGCTTGCAGCAGCATCTGTTATAG
- the ruvC gene encoding crossover junction endodeoxyribonuclease RuvC produces the protein MEKSSKHDETSSNSESRIFVGIDPGLGNTGYGVLEWSNGLVRLKDAGYIQTDKKLPMANRLSEIYSGLKEVFEEYKPVSVIIEDLYSHYRHPKTAIIMGHARGAVFLCASTVKIPVISYAATMIKKSLTGNGRASKHQMQLMITNKLGLNEIPEPPDVADALAVALCHINHLNGKSGLV, from the coding sequence ATAGAAAAATCATCAAAACATGATGAGACGTCTTCAAATAGCGAAAGCCGGATATTTGTCGGGATTGACCCCGGCCTTGGCAACACCGGCTATGGTGTGCTGGAATGGTCAAATGGATTAGTCCGGCTAAAAGATGCCGGTTATATCCAAACAGATAAAAAACTGCCGATGGCAAACCGTCTGTCTGAGATTTATTCGGGCTTAAAGGAAGTATTTGAGGAATATAAACCGGTATCGGTGATTATCGAGGACCTGTATTCCCACTACCGTCATCCGAAAACTGCCATCATCATGGGACACGCCAGAGGTGCAGTATTTTTATGCGCTTCCACAGTCAAAATCCCGGTAATCAGCTATGCTGCAACTATGATAAAAAAATCGTTAACCGGCAATGGACGCGCCTCAAAACATCAGATGCAGTTAATGATTACCAACAAGCTTGGATTAAATGAGATTCCCGAACCTCCGGATGTGGCCGATGCTTTAGCGGTGGCGTTATGTCATATTAATCATCTTAATGGAAAGTCCGGTTTAGTATAA